A genome region from Natronosalvus rutilus includes the following:
- a CDS encoding asparagine synthase C-terminal domain-containing protein gives MTDFDSRGDTEGRPLRGASSTLVRDALETCDPFPGTAGFAGWIDGALVRDVLGRVPLFVEEPVLEGDVSLAPDRVAFSPIPLAEPALVPAGSRLGPAGLEQVWSIPEIDVLEPEASGGDDATAIDAVDDAITTAIDAVDVQNVAVAFSGGVDSALVAELLDAPLYVVGFQGCHDVEAARTAAEAMGRDLTVVSLEPSDLERATPAVARAIGRTNAMDVQIALPLYLVAERIAADGFDAMAVGQGADELFGGYEKVVHLDHRVESETVRGAVQEQIETLSEQLPRDVLAVEAAGVEPVAPLLHDAVVEAALALPPHLLADEDERKRALRAVASRYLPDSVARREKKAVQYGSLVARELDRLARQAGYKRRMDDHVTTYVESLCSSDN, from the coding sequence CCCTTCCCCGGAACCGCGGGCTTCGCCGGCTGGATCGACGGCGCGCTCGTGCGTGACGTCCTCGGGCGCGTTCCACTGTTCGTCGAGGAACCAGTCCTCGAGGGAGACGTCTCGTTGGCCCCCGACCGGGTGGCGTTTTCGCCCATTCCCCTGGCGGAGCCAGCGCTCGTTCCCGCGGGCTCCCGCCTGGGACCGGCGGGGCTCGAACAGGTCTGGTCCATTCCCGAAATCGACGTCTTGGAACCGGAAGCCAGCGGAGGCGACGATGCCACCGCCATCGACGCCGTCGACGATGCCATCACCACCGCTATCGACGCCGTCGACGTACAGAACGTCGCCGTCGCCTTCTCCGGCGGGGTCGACTCGGCGCTCGTCGCCGAGTTGCTCGACGCGCCACTTTACGTCGTCGGCTTCCAGGGCTGTCACGACGTCGAAGCCGCCCGTACGGCTGCCGAGGCGATGGGACGAGACCTGACCGTCGTCTCCCTCGAGCCGAGCGACCTCGAACGCGCGACTCCCGCGGTCGCCCGCGCTATCGGGCGAACGAACGCCATGGACGTTCAGATCGCCCTGCCATTGTACCTCGTGGCCGAACGAATCGCCGCGGACGGCTTCGACGCGATGGCCGTCGGCCAGGGGGCCGACGAACTCTTCGGCGGCTACGAGAAGGTCGTCCACCTCGATCACCGGGTCGAGTCCGAGACGGTCCGCGGTGCGGTTCAAGAACAGATCGAGACGCTCTCGGAACAGCTACCGCGGGACGTCCTGGCCGTCGAAGCCGCCGGCGTCGAACCCGTCGCGCCGCTGCTCCACGACGCCGTCGTCGAGGCGGCGCTTGCGCTCCCCCCGCACTTGCTCGCCGACGAGGACGAACGAAAGCGCGCGCTTCGGGCGGTCGCGAGCCGATACCTGCCCGACTCCGTTGCCCGTCGAGAGAAGAAAGCCGTCCAGTACGGCAGCCTCGTCGCTCGCGAACTCGACCGTCTCGCTCGTCAGGCCGGCTACAAGCGACGGATGGACGACCACGTCACGACGTACGTGGAGTCGCTGTGCTCGAGCGATAACTGA
- the gatC gene encoding Asp-tRNA(Asn)/Glu-tRNA(Gln) amidotransferase subunit GatC, with the protein MTEDAVTPEAVRHVAALARVDLEDDEVDQFTEQFADILAAFETLDSVPDVDTDADLTNVMRADEVRESLETDAALRNAPDSEDDYFKGPNVS; encoded by the coding sequence ATGACCGAGGACGCCGTCACCCCCGAGGCTGTCCGCCACGTCGCGGCGCTGGCCCGGGTCGATCTCGAGGACGATGAGGTCGACCAGTTCACCGAGCAGTTCGCCGACATCCTGGCCGCCTTCGAGACGCTCGATTCGGTTCCGGACGTCGACACCGACGCCGACCTGACGAACGTCATGCGCGCCGACGAGGTCCGGGAGAGCCTCGAGACGGACGCGGCGCTCCGGAACGCGCCGGACAGCGAAGACGACTACTTCA